The genomic stretch TCGACCTCGCGGAGGCGGACACGCCGGTGACGCGGGTGAAGGTGGCGGCGGGCTCGGGCGGCGCGGTGGCGCCCCGGCACCAGCCCTACGCGCTGACCCAGTCCCCCACCACGGGTGAGGTCTGGGTCAGCTCCATGGCCAGCCGGCAGGTGCACGTGCTCAATCCCCAGACGCGCACCATGATACCCGAGCGCGCCGTGCCGCTGCGCGGGCCGCCGATGTTCGGCGCCTTCACCGCGGACGGGCGCACGCTATACATGCCCTACCAGTTGGTGGACGCGCTGGCCGTCATCGACCCGGAGACGGGCACCGTGCTGCGCGAGGTGCAGCTGGCGGACGCCGGCTGTCTCAACGTGCATCAAGTCACGCTGACACCCGACGAGCGCATAGGCCTGGTCGTCTGCGAAGGCGACCACGTGGGGCCGGGCACGCTGCACGCGGTGGACCTGACGGAAGGCACGGTGATGGGCACGGTGGAGGTGGGCATCTTCCCGGACTCGGTGAGCATCCTGCGGGGGCAGCCATGAAGCGCGCGGCCTGGGGTGTGGTGGCACTGGCCCTGGTGCTGACCGGCTGCGACGACGGCGGCGATGGCCGCGTGCCGGCGGCGGAGTACGGCGAGGTGCTGTTCAACGACTCGCGGCTGTCGGAGAGCGGCTTCAACAGCTTCTCGTGCGCGACGTGCCACGCGACGACGCCCACTGCACCCACGGGGCGGATGGACTCCGGCTACACGCTGTATGACTCTGCGTTCCGGGAGAGCTGGTGGGGCGGCTTCGAGACGCGCCTGCTGGACGCGGTGAACTTCTGCTACGTGAACTTCATGCGGGGCGTGACGCCGCTGCCGAAGGACTCGCCGCAGAGCCGGGCGTTGTACGAGTACCTGGTGAGCATCAGCCCGAGCCCGTCCGCGCCGGCCCGTCCCTTCACGGTGGTGAAGGACATCGTCGAAGTCACGCGCGGTGACGTGACGCGTGGACAGCAGGTCTACATGGAGGCCTGCCAGAGCTGCCACGGCGCGCCCCACACCGGCGCGGGCCGGCTGACCGAGCTGGCGTCGATTCTACCGGAGGTGACGAACGACTACGACGAGCTGTTCCCCGGCGTGCCCAAGTCACTGGTCGTCATCGAGAAGGTGCGGCACGGCCAGTTCTTCGGTGTCGGGGGCAACATGCCGCTCTACAGCCTGGAGACCCTGTCTGACGAGGACCTGGGCGCATTGCTCGCATTCCTGGCTTTGTGACGAGGCATGCGTGTTCCGGTGGAGCCCACGGGCCACCGGACATAACCTCGCCGCGAACACACACGTGGGAGCGAGCATGGGGTTCTGGGGCAGGCTTTTCGGGAGGAAGACACCAACGGCCGCCGAGGTTCCTCCCGGCCCCTCCAAGGAATGGGCGGTGGAGCCGCGCGAGGCACTGATGCGGCAGGTGGAGGCCCTGCTGCGCGCCGACCCGGCGGTGGAGAAGGTGGAGCGGCGCACGCAGGACTACGGGCTCGACATCACCCGCGCCGGAAGTGACGGCACCTTCTTCCTGGACAACCTCTACGCGGACACGCGCGAGCTGCCGCCCGACCAGCGCGTCCAGCTCATCCAGCGCTACCTGCGCGCGCTGTGGCAGGAGTCGCCGGATTCGCTCCACTGGGAGCAGGCCCGCGAGTTGCTCCTGCCCGTGCTGCGCGCGTCCACCTTCGGAATGTCGTTGCAGAAGCAGGCAGAGGCGGACCGGGAGATGGTGGGGCGGCGGACGCTGCCTTTCCTGCGCGAGCTGCTGGTGATGGACCTGCCGGAGTCCGCCATGTTCGTCCAGCGCCGGCACCTGGAGACCTGGGGCGTGACCGAGGAAGAAGCCTTCACTGCGGCCCACGCGAACCTGGCCCGGCTTCCGGACGAAGGCGTGGAGCTCTACGACGAGGAGCATGGCCCGCTGTGGACGGTGGAGACGCGCGACACCTACGAGACGTCCCGGCTGCTGCGCCCGGGGTTCCTCGCGTCCTTCGCCGGGCGCGTGGAAGGTCGGCCCATCGCCATCCTCCCGGAGCGCTCCACGCTGCTCATCGGTGGAGACGCGCGCCCGGAGCTGGTGGCGCGTCTGAGCGAGAGCGCCGAGCGGGAGTACGCGGCCGCGTCCCGGTGCCTGACGCCCGCCCTGTACACGGTGGACGACGCGGGACGCGTGGTGCCCTATGTGCACCCCGGGCAGGACGTGCTGGCGAACCGGGTGCGGCTGGCCCACGTCCGCCTGGCGCTGGCGGAGTACAGCGCACAGAAGGAGGAGCTCGACGAGCTCCATGAGGCACAGGAGGTCGACCTGTTCGTCGCCAGCTACAGCGCGACGGCGCGCAAGCGAGACGAGTTCCCCATCTCCTGGTGTGTCTGGGCGCATGACGTGGACGCCCTGCTGCCGGAGGCGGACATGGTCGCCGTGTCTCCCGCGGCGGAGGGCAAGGATTTCTTCACCGTTCCGTGGCAGGAAGTGCAGCGCATCGCAGGCAGTTGTTTCACGCGGGTGCCGGAGCTGTGGCCGCCGCGCTACCGCACCACGGAGAAGCCGTCCCCGGAAATGGTGGAGCAACTTCGCGCCGCGCAGGTCTCCTTCGAGGACTTCCAGTCGCCCTGAGTCGGGAGGACAGCACGATGCTCGCTTGCGTGGACGTGGACTACCGCCCCGAACTCACCGTGGCCGCGTGCGTGCTGTTCCGAAACTGGGCGGATGCGAACGAGGCCTCGCACCTGGTGGAGCATGGGCCCGCCGCCGAACCCTACGAGCCCGGGCAGTTCTACCGCCGTGAGCTGCCGCACCTGCTCCGGGTGCTGGCACGGGTGGAGGTGCCACTGGAGGCCATCATCGTGGATGGCTATGTGTGGCTCGGCGAGGACCGGCCCGGGTTGGGGGCGCACCTGTACGAAGCGCTCAACCGGGAGGTACCCGTCATTGGAGTGGCGAAGACGGCCTATGTCACCACGGGGCCCTCTGTGCCCGTGCTGAGGGGGAAGAGCCTGCGGCCGCTGTTCGTCGGAGCGGCGGGCATGGACGCGGCCACGGCGGCGGAGCACATCCGGCGAATGCATGGGGCATCTCGCACGCCCACGATGCTGAACCGGGTGGACCGGCTCTGCCGCATGTCCTGAGCGGGGCGGCGGCGAAGCTAAACCCCCGACATTTCCGAACAGCGACCTCCTCCTCTTCGCCCGGGGAGCGACCATCCTCCTGGAATCCTCGCGCCGGGAGGCTTACCTTTGACGGCGGATGGCCTCGCACCCGACCTCACAGCTGGGCTTGTTCGACACGGCGGCGCCCGAGCGCGCGGACGTGGAGACGGAGCCGCGCGCGAGCACCGGGGTGCAGAGCCGGCTCCCCGCACGGGAGGAAGCACTCCCGCTGGCCGCGGACCTCGCGCGACGGTTGTCTTCGATTCTCGGCGTGCCGGTGCATCTGCGGCTCACGGACAACCGGGCCACGCTGGTGAGCTTCCGCCGGGGAGAAGAAGGCCTGCGACTGCGCGTGCATCACCTCTTCCTGGGAGCACCGGACGCGGTGGTGCAAGCCATGGCGGCGTATGCGGGCCGAGCGGATGCGCAGGCGGGCGAGGCGCTAGAGGCCTACGCGCACGAGCACAACGAGCGGGTCCGCCGGGAGCGGCGGCCGGGGAAGCCTCTGCGCACTCGGGGCCGCTGCTTCGACTTGCAAGCCGTCTTCGCCCGGCTCAACGCGAGTTGGTTCGATAGCCGGGTGCAAGTGGACGTGGGGTGGGCGCGCAAGCCGGCCGGCACGAAGCGGCGCAGCATCCACGTGGGCGGCTACGACGCGCGGTTGAGGGAGATTCGAATCCATCCAGCGCTGGACCGGCCGCATGTGCCCGCGTTCGTGGTGGACTACCTCGTCTTCCACGCGATGTTGCACGCGGACCTCGACGACGGCACGAGCAACGAGGGGCGCTGTGCGCCGGAGCACACGCCGGCCTTCCGCGAGCGCGAAGCCTTGTTCCCGCTGCGTGACACAGCCCAGCGCTGGCTGGGTGACAACCACGCGTCCCTGCTGCGCGGCCGATAGCGAGGAGGTGGCTCGCGCGGGCCACGCGACTTCTGCACGGAGAGAATGACCCACGTGGCCGTATCCACGGCGTAGACAATGGGAACGTCCGACAGGGGCGGTCCTTCCATGTCGCGGCAGGCGCCCGGCCGGGCTGAGAAGCTGACGAAGACCACGGCCTTCGCCCCAGGAACAGCTGTCACGTCGTAAGACTGGCGCTGGGAGGCACACG from Myxococcus xanthus encodes the following:
- a CDS encoding c-type cytochrome, producing MKRAAWGVVALALVLTGCDDGGDGRVPAAEYGEVLFNDSRLSESGFNSFSCATCHATTPTAPTGRMDSGYTLYDSAFRESWWGGFETRLLDAVNFCYVNFMRGVTPLPKDSPQSRALYEYLVSISPSPSAPARPFTVVKDIVEVTRGDVTRGQQVYMEACQSCHGAPHTGAGRLTELASILPEVTNDYDELFPGVPKSLVVIEKVRHGQFFGVGGNMPLYSLETLSDEDLGALLAFLAL
- a CDS encoding DUF1444 family protein, with translation MEPREALMRQVEALLRADPAVEKVERRTQDYGLDITRAGSDGTFFLDNLYADTRELPPDQRVQLIQRYLRALWQESPDSLHWEQARELLLPVLRASTFGMSLQKQAEADREMVGRRTLPFLRELLVMDLPESAMFVQRRHLETWGVTEEEAFTAAHANLARLPDEGVELYDEEHGPLWTVETRDTYETSRLLRPGFLASFAGRVEGRPIAILPERSTLLIGGDARPELVARLSESAEREYAAASRCLTPALYTVDDAGRVVPYVHPGQDVLANRVRLAHVRLALAEYSAQKEELDELHEAQEVDLFVASYSATARKRDEFPISWCVWAHDVDALLPEADMVAVSPAAEGKDFFTVPWQEVQRIAGSCFTRVPELWPPRYRTTEKPSPEMVEQLRAAQVSFEDFQSP
- a CDS encoding endonuclease V, whose amino-acid sequence is MLACVDVDYRPELTVAACVLFRNWADANEASHLVEHGPAAEPYEPGQFYRRELPHLLRVLARVEVPLEAIIVDGYVWLGEDRPGLGAHLYEALNREVPVIGVAKTAYVTTGPSVPVLRGKSLRPLFVGAAGMDAATAAEHIRRMHGASRTPTMLNRVDRLCRMS